Proteins found in one Odocoileus virginianus isolate 20LAN1187 ecotype Illinois chromosome 10, Ovbor_1.2, whole genome shotgun sequence genomic segment:
- the LOC110141478 gene encoding stromelysin-1-like isoform X2 — MRNLPILLLLCVTVCSAYPLDRAARDKEDSMELVQQYLENYYNLGKDTKQFVRRKDSSPVVKKIQEMQKFLGLEVTGKLDSDTLEVIRKPRCGIPDVGSFSTFPGTPKWRKTHLTYRIVNYTKDLPRDAVDSAIEKALTVWEEVTPLTFSRIYEGEADIMIIFAVREHGDFLPFDGPGKVLAHAYPPGSGFYGDAHFDDDEQWTKDTSGINLFLVAAHELGHSLGLQHSTHREALMYPVYDPLTDLSRFRLSQDDVNGIQFLYGSPPVSPNDPAVPTESVPPEAGTPAACDPALSFDAISTLRGEILFFKGRHFWRKSFRTFEPEFHLISSFWPSLPSGIDAAYEVTSKDTVFIFKGNQFWAIRGNEMQAGYPRGIHTLGLPSTVRKIDAVFSDKDKKKTYFFVEDKYWRFDEKRQSMEPGFPKQIVEDFPGVEPEVDAVFPVFGFYYFFSGSSQFEFDPNAKKVTHVLKSNSWLNC; from the exons atgagaaatctTCCGATTCTGCTGTTGCTATGTGTGACAGTGTGCTCAGCCTATCCTCTGGACAGAGCTGCAAGGGACAAGGAAGACAGCATGGAGCTTGTCCAG CAATATCTAGAAAACTACTACAATCTTGGAAAGGATACGAAACAGTTTGTTAGAAGAAAGGACagtagtccagtagttaaaaaGATTCAAGAGATGCAGAAGTTTCTGGGGTTGGAGGTGACAGGAAAGCTGGACTCTGACACTCTGGAGGTGATACGCAAGCCCCGATGTGGGATTCCTGATGTCGGCTCCTTCAGCACCTTTCCTGGTACGCCCAAGTGGAGGAAAACTCACCTCACCTATAG AATTGTGAATTACACAAAGGATTTACCTAGAGATGCTGTTGATTCTGCCATTGAAAAAGCTCTGACAGTCTGGGAGGAGGTGACTCCACTTACATTCTCCAGGATTTATGAAGGAGAAGCTGACATAATGATCATATTTGCAgttagag aaCATGGGGACTTTTTGCCTTTCGATGGACCTGGAAAAGTTTTGGCTCATGCGTATCCACCTGGATCAGGGTTTTATGGAGATGCTCACTTTGATGATGATGAACAATGGACAAAGGATACATCAG GGATCAATTTATTCCTTGTTGCTGCCCATGAACTTGGCCATTCCCTGGGCCTCCAACACTCAACCCACCGTGAAGCTTTGATGTACCCAGTCTACGACCCGCTCACAGACCTCTCTCGGTTCCGCCTTTCTCAAGATGATGTCAACGGCATTCAGTTCCTGTACG GGTCTCCCCCAGTTTCCCCTAATGACCCCGCGGTGCCCACGGAATCGGTGCCTCCTGAAGCCGGGACCCCAGCCGCATGTGATCCTGCCTTGTCCTTCGATGCAATCAGCACACTGAGGGGAGAAATCCTGTTCTTTAAAGGCAG ACATTTTTGGCGGAAATCCTTCAGGACATTTGAACCTGAATTTCATTTGATCTCTTCATTCTGGCCATCTCTTCCTTCAGGCATAGATGCCGCATATGAAGTTACTAGCAAAGACacggttttcatttttaaag gaaatcagttctgggccATCAGAGGAAATGAGATGCAAGCAGGTTACCCAAGAGGCATCCATACCCTGGGCCTTCCTTCAACAGTAAGGAAAATAGACGCAGTCTTTTCTGACAAGGACAAGAAGAAAACATACTTCTTTGTAGAGGACAAATACTGGAG ATTTGATGAGAAGAGACAATCCATGGAACCAGGTTTTCCCAAGCAAATAGTGGAAGATtttccaggggttgaaccagagGTGGATGCTGTTTTTCCAGTATTTG GATTTTACTatttcttcagtggatcttcgcAGTTTGAATTTGACCCAAATGCAAAGAAAGTGACACATGTGTTGAAGAGTAACAGCTGGTTGAACTGTTAG
- the LOC110141478 gene encoding stromelysin-1-like isoform X1: MQKFLGLEVTGKLDSDTLEVIRKPRCGIPDVGSFSTFPGTPKWRKTHLTYRIVNYTKDLPRDAVDSAIEKALTVWEEVTPLTFSRIYEGEADIMIIFAVREHGDFLPFDGPGKVLAHAYPPGSGFYGDAHFDDDEQWTKDTSGINLFLVAAHELGHSLGLQHSTHREALMYPVYDPLTDLSRFRLSQDDVNGIQFLYGSPPVSPNDPAVPTESVPPEAGTPAACDPALSFDAISTLRGEILFFKGRHFWRKSFRTFEPEFHLISSFWPSLPSGIDAAYEVTSKDTVFIFKGNQFWAIRGNEMQAGYPRGIHTLGLPSTVRKIDAVFSDKDKKKTYFFVEDKYWRFDEKRQSMEPGFPKQIVEDFPGVEPEVDAVFPVFGFYYFFSGSSQFEFDPNAKKVTHVLKSNSWLNC, translated from the exons ATGCAGAAGTTTCTGGGGTTGGAGGTGACAGGAAAGCTGGACTCTGACACTCTGGAGGTGATACGCAAGCCCCGATGTGGGATTCCTGATGTCGGCTCCTTCAGCACCTTTCCTGGTACGCCCAAGTGGAGGAAAACTCACCTCACCTATAG AATTGTGAATTACACAAAGGATTTACCTAGAGATGCTGTTGATTCTGCCATTGAAAAAGCTCTGACAGTCTGGGAGGAGGTGACTCCACTTACATTCTCCAGGATTTATGAAGGAGAAGCTGACATAATGATCATATTTGCAgttagag aaCATGGGGACTTTTTGCCTTTCGATGGACCTGGAAAAGTTTTGGCTCATGCGTATCCACCTGGATCAGGGTTTTATGGAGATGCTCACTTTGATGATGATGAACAATGGACAAAGGATACATCAG GGATCAATTTATTCCTTGTTGCTGCCCATGAACTTGGCCATTCCCTGGGCCTCCAACACTCAACCCACCGTGAAGCTTTGATGTACCCAGTCTACGACCCGCTCACAGACCTCTCTCGGTTCCGCCTTTCTCAAGATGATGTCAACGGCATTCAGTTCCTGTACG GGTCTCCCCCAGTTTCCCCTAATGACCCCGCGGTGCCCACGGAATCGGTGCCTCCTGAAGCCGGGACCCCAGCCGCATGTGATCCTGCCTTGTCCTTCGATGCAATCAGCACACTGAGGGGAGAAATCCTGTTCTTTAAAGGCAG ACATTTTTGGCGGAAATCCTTCAGGACATTTGAACCTGAATTTCATTTGATCTCTTCATTCTGGCCATCTCTTCCTTCAGGCATAGATGCCGCATATGAAGTTACTAGCAAAGACacggttttcatttttaaag gaaatcagttctgggccATCAGAGGAAATGAGATGCAAGCAGGTTACCCAAGAGGCATCCATACCCTGGGCCTTCCTTCAACAGTAAGGAAAATAGACGCAGTCTTTTCTGACAAGGACAAGAAGAAAACATACTTCTTTGTAGAGGACAAATACTGGAG ATTTGATGAGAAGAGACAATCCATGGAACCAGGTTTTCCCAAGCAAATAGTGGAAGATtttccaggggttgaaccagagGTGGATGCTGTTTTTCCAGTATTTG GATTTTACTatttcttcagtggatcttcgcAGTTTGAATTTGACCCAAATGCAAAGAAAGTGACACATGTGTTGAAGAGTAACAGCTGGTTGAACTGTTAG